A genomic stretch from Candidatus Binatus sp. includes:
- a CDS encoding alpha/beta hydrolase, which produces MSQQQLDQIVQMLKAQPILASPSLAEPREGFEKMAGTFPVDADVKVEPVNAGGIKAEWIAAPGADAGRSILYLHGGGYVIGSINTHRSLAGRLSRAAKARVLVIDYRLAPEHPFPAAVDDSVAAYRWMLSTGLKPARTAVAGDSAGGGLAIATLVAIRDAKLPSPAAGVGLSPWVDLEGIGESMQTKASIDPMVQRAGLLDMAKLYLGGKDARSPLAAPLYADLTGLPPLLIQVGTAETLMDDSTRIAERARKAGVKVTLQPWENMVHVWHLFAAMLDEGQQAIEKVGEFVRANAA; this is translated from the coding sequence ATGTCGCAGCAACAGCTTGATCAAATTGTTCAGATGCTGAAGGCGCAACCGATCTTGGCAAGCCCATCGCTGGCGGAACCGCGCGAGGGTTTCGAAAAGATGGCCGGCACTTTTCCGGTCGATGCGGACGTGAAGGTCGAACCGGTGAACGCCGGCGGTATCAAGGCGGAATGGATCGCCGCGCCCGGCGCCGACGCGGGCCGCTCGATACTTTATCTACATGGCGGCGGCTACGTGATCGGATCGATCAATACACATCGCTCGCTGGCGGGCCGGCTCTCGCGCGCCGCGAAGGCGCGCGTGCTCGTGATTGATTACCGGCTCGCGCCGGAGCATCCGTTCCCGGCGGCCGTGGACGACAGCGTCGCGGCGTACCGCTGGATGCTTTCGACGGGGCTGAAGCCGGCGCGGACCGCGGTCGCAGGCGATTCCGCGGGCGGCGGGCTCGCGATCGCGACGCTGGTTGCGATTCGCGACGCGAAGCTGCCATCGCCGGCCGCGGGCGTCGGACTCTCGCCGTGGGTCGATCTCGAAGGTATCGGCGAATCGATGCAGACCAAGGCGTCGATCGATCCGATGGTTCAGCGCGCGGGGCTGCTCGATATGGCGAAGCTCTATCTCGGCGGCAAGGATGCGCGCTCACCGCTCGCGGCGCCGCTCTATGCTGATCTCACAGGCCTGCCGCCGCTGCTGATCCAGGTCGGCACTGCAGAAACATTGATGGATGACTCGACGCGAATCGCCGAGCGCGCGCGCAAAGCCGGCGTGAAAGTGACGCTCCAGCCGTGGGAGAACATGGTGCACGTGTGGCACCTCTTCGCGGCGATGCTCGATGAGGGTCAGCAGGCG
- a CDS encoding SDR family NAD(P)-dependent oxidoreductase has product MRLKDKIALITGSGSGIGEATAKTFAREGAAVVVVDMNEDGGNRVVAEIRKAGGTAEFLGADVGATAEIERMIKFATDKFGRLDILHNNAVFTTVGRIADITLEGWQKTLDVGLTAYWYGTKCALQVMLPQGKGAIVNTASVSGLAGDYTLGAYNAVKAGVVNITRVTGIEYARKGIRCNAVCPGPIGTPPLLRMEDARPDIVGRIREAIPMGRLGEPQEIANVVLFLASDEASFVTGAFFVADGGLWAHSGMPSLSGEGPEW; this is encoded by the coding sequence ATGCGGCTCAAAGACAAGATCGCATTGATCACCGGCTCGGGATCGGGAATCGGCGAGGCGACCGCCAAGACTTTCGCGCGCGAGGGCGCCGCGGTGGTGGTGGTCGATATGAACGAAGACGGCGGGAATCGCGTCGTCGCGGAGATTCGCAAAGCTGGCGGCACCGCGGAATTTCTTGGCGCCGACGTCGGCGCGACCGCCGAGATCGAGCGGATGATCAAGTTCGCCACCGACAAGTTCGGCCGCCTCGATATCCTGCACAACAACGCGGTCTTCACGACCGTCGGCCGAATCGCGGATATCACGCTGGAAGGATGGCAGAAGACGCTCGACGTCGGGCTGACCGCGTACTGGTATGGGACCAAGTGCGCGCTACAGGTGATGCTGCCGCAGGGCAAGGGCGCGATCGTCAACACGGCGTCGGTGTCGGGACTCGCGGGCGACTACACACTGGGCGCGTACAACGCGGTCAAGGCGGGCGTCGTCAATATCACGCGGGTGACGGGAATCGAATACGCGCGCAAGGGGATTCGATGCAACGCGGTATGCCCCGGGCCGATCGGCACGCCGCCGCTGCTCAGGATGGAGGATGCGCGGCCCGATATCGTCGGGCGCATCCGCGAGGCGATTCCGATGGGTCGTCTCGGCGAGCCGCAGGAAATCGCCAACGTGGTGTTGTTCCTCGCGTCCGATGAAGCGTCGTTCGTCACCGGCGCGTTTTTCGTCGCCGACGGCGGGCTGTGGGCGCATTCGGGGATGCCGTCTCTTTCCGGCGAAGGTCCGGAATGGTAA
- a CDS encoding DUF2784 domain-containing protein produces the protein MATGYRMLADTVVIVHAAYVAFVLFGLIAILAGAALRWRKAGDYCNWTRNFTFRIVHLAAIALVCVEAFTGVMCPLTTIEDWLRRQAGSAEYPGDFLGYWAHRLIFYDFPPATFTAIYIAFAILVVVTFVLMPPEWPASRRKSLSIAR, from the coding sequence ATGGCTACCGGCTACCGGATGCTCGCCGATACGGTCGTGATCGTGCACGCCGCCTACGTAGCGTTCGTACTATTCGGACTGATCGCGATTCTCGCCGGGGCCGCATTGCGATGGCGCAAGGCCGGAGACTACTGCAATTGGACGCGCAACTTCACCTTCAGGATCGTGCATCTCGCGGCGATCGCGCTGGTATGCGTCGAGGCGTTTACCGGCGTGATGTGCCCGCTGACGACGATCGAAGATTGGCTGCGCCGACAGGCTGGTAGCGCCGAGTATCCGGGCGACTTCCTCGGCTACTGGGCGCATCGATTGATCTTCTACGACTTCCCGCCCGCGACGTTCACCGCGATTTACATCGCCTTCGCGATTCTGGTCGTCGTCACCTTCGTACTGATGCCACCTGAGTGGCCTGCAAGCCGCCGAAAGAGTTTGTCAATCGCTCGCTGA
- a CDS encoding MmcQ/YjbR family DNA-binding protein, producing MAHPHMDYDPNGPVKRLREICLALPETIEQEAWGECTFRVAGKMFAMTDNNHHGTGRVAVWCKAPPMVQEILVASDSKRFFKPPYVGHKGWLGVRLDVEVDWDELVAILEDGWLMSAPKRLAVARRSTSAEVNTVAKRDRKRTGTVPAKVESSPLARAVAKSRKRLATLTSVRMK from the coding sequence ATGGCGCATCCACACATGGATTACGATCCCAACGGACCGGTAAAGCGTCTGCGCGAGATTTGCCTCGCGCTCCCCGAAACGATCGAGCAGGAAGCGTGGGGCGAATGCACGTTCCGCGTCGCCGGCAAGATGTTCGCGATGACCGACAACAATCATCACGGCACGGGCCGCGTCGCAGTATGGTGCAAGGCGCCGCCGATGGTGCAGGAAATCCTGGTCGCCTCCGATTCGAAGCGCTTCTTCAAGCCGCCTTATGTCGGTCACAAAGGATGGCTCGGGGTGCGCCTCGATGTCGAAGTGGATTGGGACGAACTCGTCGCGATTCTGGAGGACGGCTGGCTAATGAGCGCCCCCAAGCGCCTCGCCGTGGCTCGACGTAGTACGAGCGCAGAAGTAAATACGGTCGCTAAGCGCGATCGCAAAAGGACGGGAACAGTTCCAGCCAAAGTAGAATCATCGCCGTTAGCACGAGCGGTCGCAAAATCGAGGAAGAGACTTGCCACGCTCACCTCGGTACGCATGAAATAG